Genomic DNA from Dehalogenimonas lykanthroporepellens BL-DC-9:
GTATACCTTCGGTTATGAAGGAATTAAAGCATCTTCTCAATTCCGATGCTCTGACTGTTTATGGCGGCATTATTGGAGATGTTATCAAAGATGCTACTGTAGCCGATGGTAGCGTCATAAGGCACTACGATTTGCCGGTCTCAAATACTGGCGGTATCTCGATACTATTCGGGAATATAGCCCCTGATGGAGCGGTCGTTAAACGATCTGCTGTCGCCGCGGAGATGATGGTTCACTCAGGACCGGTCAGGGTTTTTGACAGCGAAGATGAAGCCACAGCCGGCATAAAATCAGGTGCTATCAAACCCGGTGATGTAGTAGTTATCCGCTACGAAGGCCCCAGGGGTGGTCCCGGTATGAGAGAAATGCTGACACCGACTTCCATGCTTGCCGGCATGGGTTTGGACACGTCAGTTGCTCTGATCACGGACGGAAGATTTTCCGGCGCGACAAGAGGCGCGGCTATAGGGCATGCCGCTCCGGAAGCGGCTCTTAACGGCCCCATAGCCGCTCTTAAAGAAGGGGATATTGTTGACATAAATATTCCTGAACATTCGCTGAATGTGCGATTAAGCTCTTCTGAAATCAAAGAAAGGCTCCAAAACTTACCTATTTTCACGCCTCGTGTTAAAAACGGATATTTGAAACGTTACGCCGCCATGGTTACCTCTGCCAGCCGTGGAGCTGTCTTTGCCGACTAGGAGAACGTGATGAAACAGACTGGCTCTCAAATATTGTGTGAAAGCTTATTGAAAGAAGGGGTTGATACCATTTTTGGTTATCCCGGAGGACAGGTATTGCCTCTTTATCACACACTGACCGATTTTCCGGCTTTAAGACATATACTTGTCAGGCATGAACAGGGCGCGGTGCATGCCGCCGACGCTTATGCCCGGGTTACCGGCAAGGCAGGGGTCTGCCTGGCTACCTCCGGACCTGGAGCGACTAATCTGGTTACCGGTTTGGCCAACGCCCACATTGACTCGGTTCCTGTTGTGGCGATTACCGGGCAGGTACCCTTAAACATGATAGGCAGAGACGCCTTCCAGGAAGCGGATATCACCGGCATTACCCTTCCAGTGACCAAGCATAATTTTCTGGTTATGGACGTCAATGAACTGGCCCGCACCATAAAAGAGGCTTTTTATATAGCTACTTCTGGCCGTCCCGGTCCGGTCCTGGTTGACTTGCCTCGTGATATTCAACAGGCGACAGGAGAATTTCACTATCCAACCCGGTTAAATCTGCCCGGGTACAAACCGAATAAAATCGGCAATCCTTTGCAGATAAAAAAAGCCGCAAGTCTTATTGCTGAAGCTTCTAAACCGGTTATTATCGCCGGCCATGGCGTTCGTATCTCCCGAGCTTATCAGGAATTGAAGTCATTAGCGGAGATAACGGATATACCGGTTGTAACTACTTTGTTGGGTGTATCAAGCTTTCCGGAAACTCACCGGTTGTCATTTGGGATGATAGGCATGCATGGGCTTGCCTGGGGGAATATGGCAATAACCTCAGCTGATTTAGTCATTGCCATCGGCATGAGATTCGATGACCGTGCTACCGGAAAAATAAGTTCCTTCGCCCCCAATGCCAAGATAATCCATATCGATATCGATCCCGCTGAAGTGGGCAAAAACATTAAAGTAGATATTCCGATTGTCGGTGATGTCAAAACTGTTCTGGGTGAGCTCAACAAGGAAATCCAACCCGGCAACCATCAGCAATGGATAGACACTATTCAGACATGGAAAAAGGATTATCCTTCGGGTTACGACATACGGGACACCGAAAGTGTTCTTCCACAATATGTGATTCGGCAAATCTGGGAAAAGACAGCCAACCAAGCCACTGTGGTCACCGGTGTCGGTCAGCACCAGATGTTTGCCGCTTTGCACTATTTTTACGATAAACCCAACAGTTTCATAACTTCCGGTGGGCTGGGAACCATGGGGTTTGAATTGCCTGCCGCTCTTGGGGCACAAACCGGGTTGCCTGGGGAAACCGTCTGGTGTATTGCTGGCGACGGAAGTTTTCAGATGACAGTCCAGGAGTTAGGTACGATAACTCAAGAGAACGCCCCTGTTAAAATAGCGATATTGAACAACGGATATCTTGGCATGGTCAGACAGTGGCAGGAGTTGTTTTACGACCGGAATTACTCCGCGACCCCTCTCTGGTGCCCTGATTTCATAAAGATAGCCGAAGCATATTGCATACCCGCAATTAATGTAACCAGAAAATCCGAGGTGGGGTCGGCTATAGAAAAAGCCATGGCTGTAGATGGGCCGTTCATTATTAATTTTGTTGTCGAGCCGGAAGAGAATGTTTACCCGATGGTGCCACCTGGAGCTGGCATTAACCAGATACTTCATGAACCCCGGAAGGAGGACCGTTGATGGCCGCCAATAAGCATACCATCGTCGCGCTGGTCGCCAATCGTCCAGGTGTTCTGAATCGTATGGCCAGTCTCTTTCGGCGAAGGGGCTTTAATATTGATTCCATTGCCGTTGGCCATTCGGAGACCCCGAATCTGTCCAGAATGACAATTGTTG
This window encodes:
- a CDS encoding acetolactate synthase, large subunit, biosynthetic type (KEGG: det:DET0833 acetolactate synthase, large subunit, biosynthetic type~TIGRFAM: acetolactate synthase, large subunit, biosynthetic type~PFAM: thiamine pyrophosphate protein TPP binding domain protein; thiamine pyrophosphate protein central region; thiamine pyrophosphate protein domain protein TPP-binding), producing the protein MKQTGSQILCESLLKEGVDTIFGYPGGQVLPLYHTLTDFPALRHILVRHEQGAVHAADAYARVTGKAGVCLATSGPGATNLVTGLANAHIDSVPVVAITGQVPLNMIGRDAFQEADITGITLPVTKHNFLVMDVNELARTIKEAFYIATSGRPGPVLVDLPRDIQQATGEFHYPTRLNLPGYKPNKIGNPLQIKKAASLIAEASKPVIIAGHGVRISRAYQELKSLAEITDIPVVTTLLGVSSFPETHRLSFGMIGMHGLAWGNMAITSADLVIAIGMRFDDRATGKISSFAPNAKIIHIDIDPAEVGKNIKVDIPIVGDVKTVLGELNKEIQPGNHQQWIDTIQTWKKDYPSGYDIRDTESVLPQYVIRQIWEKTANQATVVTGVGQHQMFAALHYFYDKPNSFITSGGLGTMGFELPAALGAQTGLPGETVWCIAGDGSFQMTVQELGTITQENAPVKIAILNNGYLGMVRQWQELFYDRNYSATPLWCPDFIKIAEAYCIPAINVTRKSEVGSAIEKAMAVDGPFIINFVVEPEENVYPMVPPGAGINQILHEPRKEDR